Part of the Toxotes jaculatrix isolate fToxJac2 chromosome 8, fToxJac2.pri, whole genome shotgun sequence genome is shown below.
tGAAGTTAGTATTattaagttattattatttaagatACAAAAATTCTATTCATAACGTCACAAGCCCAACTGAAGAGAAATGGACATTCAAAACTTCCTGAGATAAAAATCTTACAAAGATTTTCCCCATGTTGCAGCCATTTAAAGCTGCCACTGACATTTTACAGCAGTTTCATTGTCGTATGATGTGTCTGATTTTCGTTATGCTGACTAAATTCATTACTAGCAGATACAGGGTACGACAGTATAATGCAACCCTATACACGAATGCTACACATGAATCGACACCTCTGTGGTTGAAATTTTCCCTGGGGAAAATACATGAGTGTtcaaaaatactgaacaaacaTGTTTTGGCAGTATTGTCTTTATACCAAGTCAGATGGGATTACGTTGACATGCATTAATTTTAAAACCTGCCAATCATAAGCATTCTGAACAGACAGGTGGGTTGAGCCTCATGTACAAGACAGAACATGTGATCAAAAATTAACCTCTATGTATTATGTAGTATATTtcacaatctaaagaaaaataGTTTATGTCTGAATTCATCAGGAGAAAGAGTCTTACAATGACCACAGTTCCAGAAGCACTGTGGACGAGCAGAGGACAGGGACTAAGAGCAGCCATGGCCATGATGTAGGCTCCAAATCCGGTCCCAAACATGGTCAAGAAACCCATGAAGATGAGAGATCTGGAAACAAAGTTGAGTTAAACTGTGAATGTTCTGCTACACACTGCACTACTTAGcttcataaaacacacacgtaTGAGAGTTTAAATGGATTCAGGACACAACTTTTAAACTGTGACCTCTAAAAACTCTAGTGACCTGTAGGAGATACAATTATGACTGAATCTATTTTAGAATTTAAGAGACTGAAAATGTCTTAGTCCTTATATTAAATGAGCTCTTTTTTAAAGAGGCGGTCCCAATAATTAGTCTTACCTAATCGGCATAAACATGGCGATGAAGCAGGCCACTGGGTTAGCGACAGCTGCCATGGTAGCAGCTAGATGGTAGGCCTTGTTCCCGTAAGGCAGACAGGAGTAGGACTGCACTGAGGGCAACACTGCGTTGGTCAGAGCGTTGACCCAAGCCAGCACCACAAAGATGAATACCACCTCTAGATTGCTGAACGTCCCCCTCCCAAAAGAGCTTCTGGGTTCCTTCCTCACTGCCTCCAAGGGACTGATCATTGGCTTCTGCTCTGGTGTCTGGGCATGCAGAGACAGACCTTGTTCTCTCTTGCccaaagagagatccccactgAAGTACAGGTCATTCTTCCTCTCCCGAGCCACAGCTGGGTGATGGTTGAGTAAAATGAAGGCTACCAGAGACACGACCATCATAGCACTGAGGAACACAAAGAAGACCTGGGCAGAGAACTTAGCGGGCTGGTAGATGGCTTGCAGCTCTGCACTGCCAACCACAGTGgtattatctgctgttttgttggCTGGACCAGTCAATGTGGCATTCTGACAGTGGACTACACCAACACCTTGAATCAGAGCCACCAGTGCCGGCACCAGACCACTGAGGCCCTCACCTGCAAAATATGTGGTGAGGTACTGTGGACGCAGCTGCATCATGAAAGGCAGAAAGGTAACAGAGGAGGTGCAGTCTACTACAGAGAGAAGGAAGCTTAATACCAGCAGGGGCACGCTGTGCAAAGAGCCCCCTATTGTCACAGTGTGCCTCCAGAAGAAAGCCAGCAGGAATGTCGCAATGATCCCCAGCCCCACAATGCAATAGATGACCGGCCGCTCATCCAGCGCCCCTGGGCGGAAGCGGTGCATCAGGGTGATGAAGAGAGGACCTATGTTGGCCATCTGGATGAGGACTGTGAGGTATGAGGGCAGGTACCACCCCTCTGGGATCTCTGGTACGATGAGGGGGAGCTCCACCCACATCCCATTGATAGCCACCCAGGAGCCCATACCAAACAGACACGCCAGCACGTGAGTGAAAAGCGACATGATGGCGGCAGGAATGAGGTAAATCAGGAAATGTAGATGTACAATATCTGAAATACAGACACAACAGAAGCCAGCATGGTCAGTGTAATGTAAAAGACAAATGTAGATggtaaattaattttattaatattaGGCCTATATCAATATTAATTGATCATCTAATCATGAGCctttcagtttcagtcagttgGGGAGGCAGTCCTTCATTGTAAcccacacatttgttttcacacTCCTAAAAGACTGTGGCCATGTGAGGCCCAGACCACCTTTGAATGTAGTCTGACTGATCAGATGTCAAATCCATCCTAAATGTGTCTCGGGTGCgttcacacctgtacttagagctgtccacttcgCATCACTCAATTGCATGTTAATACAAAGTCTGATCAGGGCTTTTGTGTGATCTTTCTTAGTATTtagtaaaagaaaatgcaaatcaaTGTGTCTTTTCTTCCACTACTGTTACTTGAACATTAGGGGTTTGGCACATGGAGATCAACAGGTGGTGGCACTAATTCTTCAGTCAGGCACCTTGAATCCTTACAGAGTAAGGGAGAACAATGCGATTATGATTAATCACTGTCAACGTCATGATTAACAAGCTAAGTCTGTTTCCATTGCACATTGTTGAATTTTTATCAATACACCAACTTTTCCACCTAAGCCAAGAATTATTttgaccttgtttttttttgcttgtgaaGTATACTCGGGCTGTACTTCAGGCACAGTGGCtgtttgagctaaatgctaatatcaGCATGTGTACTGATGTTCACTACATCTTAGTTTGGCATGTTAGAATGCTAACATTTGCCAATTAGCACTAAACCTTGCctctagcatggctaaaaagaCCTAAAGATATCTTGGTTATGATGTTTGGTATCTGCATAAGAGCAAAAATATGAACAGTTTCTGTAAAGAAGCACTGAGAACAAAAACGTGTGCCCATGTGGCTGGGATTAACCTTCTCCCTGCTCCTAATTCTATCCTCCCAT
Proteins encoded:
- the LOC121186386 gene encoding riboflavin transporter 2-like, with the protein product MSLFTHVLACLFGMGSWVAINGMWVELPLIVPEIPEGWYLPSYLTVLIQMANIGPLFITLMHRFRPGALDERPVIYCIVGLGIIATFLLAFFWRHTVTIGGSLHSVPLLVLSFLLSVVDCTSSVTFLPFMMQLRPQYLTTYFAGEGLSGLVPALVALIQGVGVVHCQNATLTGPANKTADNTTVVGSAELQAIYQPAKFSAQVFFVFLSAMMVVSLVAFILLNHHPAVARERKNDLYFSGDLSLGKREQGLSLHAQTPEQKPMISPLEAVRKEPRSSFGRGTFSNLEVVFIFVVLAWVNALTNAVLPSVQSYSCLPYGNKAYHLAATMAAVANPVACFIAMFMPIRSLIFMGFLTMFGTGFGAYIMAMAALSPCPLLVHSASGTVVIVLTWILFVLSLSYVKVIIGVILRDEGHSALVWCGAVVQLGSMVGAVSMFPLVSLYGLFKSGDACNTRCPM